From Vibrio aerogenes, a single genomic window includes:
- the ilvG gene encoding acetolactate synthase 2 catalytic subunit, with protein sequence MTGAQLVVAAIQQQGIKTIFGYPGGAIMPIYDALYDGGIEHILCRHEQGAAMAAIGMARATQEVAVCMATSGPGATNLVTGLADAFLDSIPLVAITGQVASSLIGTDAFQEMDVIGMSLACTKHSYLVTDINELASTLEEAFEVAQSGRPGPVLVDIAKDVQLAQVPDITQEMKAPKAVQSVSQEQMSLAHSLLCECRRPVLYVGGGVQLAHATQTVRDFLSQNPMPSVSTLKGLGSIERHDPHYLGMLGMHGTKAANLIVQECDLLIAVGARFDDRVTGKLETFAPHAKVIHIDIDAAEFNKLRQTNAALKGDINTILPQFEISHDITTWLEYSETLRSEFKWRYDHPGELIYAPLLLKQLSDMMPDTAMVSTDVGQHQMWAAQHIQPREPQNFISSAGLGTMGFGLPAAMGAAVSRPDDQSILISGDGSFMMNVQELGTLKRRQIPVKIVLLNNQRLGMVRQWQSLFFDGRHSETILDDNPDFVMLAQAFGIPGKTITTKEEVEPALKEMLESQTAYLLHVIIDEEENVWPLVPPGASNSDMLENT encoded by the coding sequence ATGACCGGTGCACAACTCGTTGTTGCAGCCATACAGCAGCAAGGTATCAAAACTATTTTTGGATACCCTGGTGGCGCAATAATGCCTATTTATGATGCTTTATACGATGGTGGAATAGAACATATACTATGCCGGCATGAACAAGGCGCAGCAATGGCGGCTATTGGTATGGCAAGAGCAACTCAGGAGGTTGCCGTGTGTATGGCAACATCAGGTCCCGGCGCAACGAACCTTGTCACCGGACTTGCTGACGCTTTTCTTGATTCAATCCCCCTTGTCGCAATTACCGGACAAGTTGCAAGTTCATTAATCGGTACCGATGCATTTCAGGAAATGGATGTCATTGGGATGTCGCTGGCTTGTACAAAACACAGCTATCTGGTCACAGATATCAATGAGTTGGCTTCGACATTAGAAGAAGCATTTGAAGTTGCGCAATCAGGACGTCCGGGGCCTGTGTTAGTCGATATTGCTAAAGACGTACAATTAGCCCAGGTTCCAGACATTACTCAGGAAATGAAAGCTCCGAAAGCTGTTCAATCTGTCAGTCAGGAACAGATGTCTCTCGCCCACTCACTACTCTGTGAATGTCGGCGTCCTGTACTTTATGTTGGTGGTGGTGTTCAGCTGGCTCATGCAACCCAAACCGTTCGCGACTTTTTATCTCAAAACCCAATGCCTTCAGTGAGTACCCTGAAAGGACTAGGGTCAATAGAGAGACATGATCCTCATTATCTGGGGATGCTGGGCATGCACGGAACCAAAGCTGCCAATTTGATCGTACAGGAATGTGACTTACTCATTGCAGTCGGAGCCCGGTTTGACGACAGAGTAACAGGCAAGCTGGAAACTTTTGCGCCTCACGCAAAAGTTATTCATATAGATATCGATGCAGCAGAGTTTAACAAGCTGCGCCAGACGAATGCTGCACTCAAAGGTGATATCAACACAATCTTGCCGCAGTTTGAAATAAGTCACGATATCACAACATGGCTCGAATATAGCGAGACACTCCGAAGTGAATTCAAGTGGCGTTACGATCATCCCGGTGAACTGATTTACGCACCACTTTTACTCAAACAACTTTCAGATATGATGCCTGATACTGCAATGGTTTCAACAGACGTTGGACAACATCAAATGTGGGCAGCTCAACATATCCAGCCCCGGGAACCGCAAAATTTCATTTCATCAGCAGGATTGGGCACAATGGGATTTGGTCTCCCGGCCGCAATGGGAGCAGCCGTTTCAAGACCTGATGATCAATCGATTCTCATTTCTGGTGATGGATCGTTTATGATGAATGTACAGGAGCTGGGAACACTAAAGCGACGCCAAATTCCGGTCAAAATAGTTTTATTGAATAACCAACGCCTGGGAATGGTTCGCCAATGGCAATCTTTATTCTTTGACGGTCGCCACAGTGAAACCATTCTTGATGATAACCCTGACTTTGTGATGCTGGCACAGGCATTTGGTATTCCGGGTAAAACAATCACCACAAAAGAAGAAGTTGAACCCGCATTAAAAGAAATGCTTGAAAGTCAAACCGCTTATTTACTTCATGTCATTATTGATGAAGAAGAAAATGTTTGGCCACTGGTGCCACCAGGTGCCTCTAATAGCGACATGTTAGAAAACACATAA
- the ilvM gene encoding acetolactate synthase 2 small subunit gives MERYLIDIKADDKPVLLERVLRVVRHRGFIIKQVAATQNHESHIASVEIIVDSERPISTLINQIEKLWDIRTVEVTKISINTLPNNNLQQMVCA, from the coding sequence ATGGAAAGATATTTAATCGATATTAAAGCGGATGATAAACCTGTTCTTCTCGAACGTGTGTTGAGGGTTGTCCGCCACCGGGGCTTCATTATTAAGCAAGTTGCTGCAACACAAAACCATGAAAGTCATATCGCAAGTGTAGAGATCATAGTTGATAGTGAGCGTCCTATTTCGACTCTTATCAACCAAATTGAAAAATTATGGGATATTCGTACCGTCGAAGTAACAAAAATAAGCATTAATACCTTACCAAACAATAATTTACAGCAAATGGTTTGTGCTTAA
- the ilvD gene encoding dihydroxy-acid dehydratase, with product MPKYRSATTTHGRNMAGARALWRATGVKEEDFGKPIIAVVNSFTQFVPGHVHLKDLGQLVAKEIEQAGGIAKEFNTIAVDDGIAMGHGGMLYSLPSRELIADSVEYMVNAHCADAMVCISNCDKITPGMLMASMRLNIPVIFVSGGPMEAGKTKLSDQLIKLDLVDAMIQGADPKISDEQSQQVERSACPTCGSCSGMFTANSMNCLTEALGLSQPGNGSLLATHADRKSLFVNAGKRIVELTKRYYEQDDETALPRNIATKSAFENAMALDIAMGGSTNTVLHLLAAAQEGDVDFKMEDIDRMSRKVPHLCKVAPSTQKYHMEDVHRAGGVMGILGELNRAGLLHSDTKTVLGLTMAEQLTNYDIVDTASDDVKSFYKAGPAGIRTTEAFSQECRWDTLDDDRESGCIRTKEHAYSQDGGLAVLKGNIALDGCIVKTAGVDEGNLKFKGPAIVFESQEDAVAGILDGQVKSGHVVVIRYEGPKGGPGMQEMLYPTSYLKSMGLGKECALLTDGRFSGGTSGLSIGHASPEAANGGAIGLVKNGDIITINIPERTIDLEVSEEELTNRRTHQNQAGWKPVSRDRNVSFALKAYASMATSADKGAVRDRSKLDD from the coding sequence ATGCCAAAATATCGTTCAGCAACAACAACTCATGGCCGAAACATGGCTGGAGCCAGAGCTCTGTGGCGGGCAACCGGAGTGAAAGAAGAAGACTTCGGTAAACCAATTATTGCCGTGGTAAACTCATTTACTCAATTCGTTCCCGGCCATGTGCATTTGAAAGATCTGGGACAATTAGTTGCAAAAGAGATTGAACAAGCTGGCGGCATTGCTAAAGAATTTAACACGATAGCGGTTGATGACGGCATTGCTATGGGACATGGAGGCATGCTTTATTCACTGCCTTCCAGAGAATTAATCGCAGATTCTGTTGAATACATGGTCAATGCACATTGCGCCGATGCTATGGTTTGTATCTCAAATTGTGATAAAATCACACCAGGAATGCTGATGGCATCAATGAGACTTAATATTCCTGTTATTTTTGTCTCTGGCGGTCCTATGGAAGCAGGTAAAACCAAGCTTTCAGATCAACTCATAAAGCTAGATCTGGTTGATGCCATGATCCAAGGTGCCGACCCCAAAATATCAGATGAACAAAGCCAGCAAGTTGAACGTTCTGCATGTCCGACATGTGGTTCTTGCTCCGGTATGTTTACTGCCAATTCAATGAACTGTCTGACAGAGGCTTTAGGTTTATCACAACCAGGAAATGGTTCATTGCTGGCCACTCACGCAGACAGGAAATCACTTTTCGTCAATGCCGGAAAAAGAATCGTCGAACTGACAAAACGTTATTATGAACAAGATGATGAGACAGCACTTCCAAGAAATATCGCAACAAAGTCAGCATTTGAAAATGCCATGGCTTTAGATATTGCGATGGGAGGCTCAACCAACACGGTGCTTCACCTGCTGGCTGCAGCCCAGGAAGGTGATGTCGATTTCAAAATGGAAGATATCGACCGCATGTCCCGTAAAGTGCCTCACCTATGCAAAGTCGCACCATCAACGCAAAAATATCATATGGAAGATGTCCACCGGGCCGGTGGCGTAATGGGTATTTTAGGCGAATTAAATCGTGCTGGCTTACTTCACAGTGATACAAAAACTGTTTTGGGTCTGACGATGGCTGAACAGTTAACCAATTACGACATTGTAGATACTGCATCTGATGATGTAAAAAGCTTCTACAAAGCAGGTCCTGCGGGAATACGGACAACAGAAGCATTTTCACAGGAGTGTCGTTGGGACACTCTCGACGATGACAGAGAGTCTGGGTGTATCAGAACGAAAGAACATGCGTACAGTCAGGATGGAGGACTCGCTGTTCTGAAAGGAAATATTGCATTAGATGGATGTATCGTTAAAACAGCAGGGGTTGATGAGGGTAATTTAAAATTCAAAGGACCAGCCATTGTTTTCGAGAGTCAGGAAGATGCTGTTGCGGGAATTCTGGATGGCCAGGTTAAATCCGGACATGTCGTTGTGATCCGGTATGAAGGACCCAAAGGTGGCCCGGGTATGCAGGAAATGCTTTACCCGACTTCGTATTTGAAATCCATGGGATTAGGAAAAGAGTGTGCACTTCTCACTGACGGACGCTTCTCCGGAGGTACTTCTGGTTTGTCAATTGGACACGCATCTCCTGAAGCGGCTAATGGCGGAGCAATTGGATTAGTTAAAAACGGAGATATCATTACGATTAATATTCCGGAAAGAACGATCGATCTGGAAGTTTCTGAAGAAGAGTTAACAAACCGTCGAACTCACCAAAACCAAGCTGGATGGAAACCTGTTAGCCGTGATCGTAATGTATCTTTTGCTTTGAAAGCTTATGCAAGTATGGCGACCAGTGCAGATAAAGGAGCAGTTAGAGATAGATCTAAACTGGATGATTAA
- the ilvA gene encoding threonine ammonia-lyase, biosynthetic yields MTELKTGADYLRQILRAPVYDVAVVTPLQEMERLSARLNNSVQIKREDRQPVHSFKLRGAYNMVSKLTEKQKQAGVIAASAGNHAQGMALSGTKLGIKTIIVMPQTTPDIKVDAVKGFGGEVVLHGNNFDEAKAEAERLAEEYGYTFVPPFDHPLVIAGQGTIGIEMLQQNGHLDYIFVPVGGGGLAAGIAVLVKQLLPEIKVIAVEPEDSSCLKAALDAGEPVVLEQVSLFADGVAVKRIGDETFRLCQEYIDGHISVSSDEICAAVKDIFEDTRAIAEPAGALSLAGLKKYAEQMELKDKQLGAVLSGANTNFHGLRYVSERCELGEKREGLLAVTIPEQKGAFFEFCQIIGGRAVTEFNYRYSSDQLANIFVGIRLVSGQEELNQIVHDLRQGGYPVIDLSDDEMAKLHIRYMIGGKPSKALQERLYSFEFPEYPGALLNFLSTLGTHWNISLFNYRNHGADYGRVLCGFELSESDLNRFSAHLVELGYQYKDETDNPAYSFFLS; encoded by the coding sequence ATGACCGAATTAAAAACTGGCGCAGATTATCTGCGTCAAATATTACGGGCTCCTGTTTACGATGTAGCGGTTGTTACACCACTTCAGGAAATGGAAAGGCTTTCAGCCCGCCTGAATAATAGTGTTCAGATAAAAAGAGAAGATCGACAGCCGGTACACTCATTCAAACTGCGTGGCGCATATAACATGGTGTCCAAACTGACTGAGAAACAAAAGCAGGCAGGTGTTATTGCAGCCTCAGCAGGAAACCATGCTCAAGGTATGGCTCTGTCTGGAACAAAACTGGGAATTAAAACGATTATTGTGATGCCGCAAACAACTCCGGATATAAAAGTTGATGCAGTTAAAGGGTTTGGCGGAGAAGTTGTGCTTCACGGTAATAATTTTGATGAAGCAAAGGCTGAAGCCGAGCGCCTGGCTGAAGAATACGGATACACTTTTGTTCCTCCTTTTGATCATCCCCTTGTTATTGCAGGTCAGGGAACCATCGGTATCGAGATGCTTCAGCAAAATGGACACCTTGACTACATATTCGTACCCGTAGGAGGGGGGGGACTTGCCGCAGGAATAGCGGTTCTTGTCAAACAACTTCTTCCTGAAATAAAAGTAATTGCTGTAGAACCTGAAGATTCATCCTGCCTGAAAGCAGCATTAGATGCAGGAGAACCAGTTGTACTGGAACAAGTCAGCTTATTTGCTGATGGTGTTGCTGTAAAACGTATAGGTGATGAAACTTTCAGGCTATGTCAGGAATATATTGATGGACATATCTCCGTATCGAGTGATGAAATTTGTGCAGCGGTAAAAGATATTTTTGAAGATACCCGGGCTATAGCAGAACCAGCAGGAGCACTTTCCTTAGCCGGACTAAAAAAATATGCTGAACAAATGGAGTTAAAAGATAAACAGCTTGGTGCCGTATTATCCGGAGCAAATACCAATTTCCACGGATTACGTTATGTATCTGAAAGGTGCGAGCTTGGGGAAAAAAGAGAAGGTTTACTTGCTGTCACGATTCCTGAACAAAAAGGAGCATTTTTCGAATTCTGTCAGATTATCGGTGGCCGGGCGGTGACAGAGTTTAACTATCGGTATAGCTCAGATCAGTTAGCAAATATATTTGTAGGTATCCGGCTTGTCAGTGGGCAAGAAGAACTAAATCAAATTGTTCATGATCTTCGACAAGGAGGATACCCTGTCATTGATCTATCTGATGACGAAATGGCAAAGCTACACATACGCTATATGATTGGAGGGAAACCCTCTAAAGCACTTCAGGAGCGGTTATACTCTTTTGAATTTCCGGAATATCCAGGCGCTCTTTTAAACTTTCTCAGCACTCTGGGAACTCATTGGAATATCAGTCTGTTTAATTATAGAAACCATGGAGCAGATTATGGACGGGTATTATGTGGATTTGAACTGAGTGAGTCGGATTTAAACAGGTTCTCAGCACATTTAGTAGAACTGGGGTACCAATATAAAGATGAAACAGATAATCCGGCTTATAGTTTTTTTCTGTCTTAA